TGGATGACCAGAGATTTGATCAAATTTAGTTTATCAGAACACAATAAGGTTCACAATTAATTCTACAATATTATTCATCAGGAACATTTGCAAGCTAATCCTGAAATTATAAATTATTAACTACATTTTTCTTGCAACAGAAATTGACTAGCCGCATTTTAATGACTATCACTATTTTTTGAAAGCAAAAAGCGAAGCTCAGGAGGGTATGAACTCGCATGGCTCAGTTTTCCCCGACAGAAAGTATTACACTTGAAGATCAAATTAAATCATTAGCAAACGACGAACTGCTCGACTTTTGGGAAGAAACCCAGTTTCTAGCCAAAATGCTGGAGCAGGATAACCAAGAAGATATTCAATACAGCCCGGAGTATGAAAGACTGATCCTGCAGGAATTGCAGCTGAGGTCTTCCATGAAAACTTTGGATCGCTAAAGAATAAAGCCCGCCGAAAGGCGGGCTTTATTCTTGTAATTTACTTTTACTTATCGCCCAGTTCAGGACGGCGTCCTACACTGAAATAAGCAAACCCGTTACTTCCGAGGAACGCAGGGTCATACAGGTTTCTACCGTCAAAAATGAGCGGAGCCTGCAAAGCTTCTTTAACCCGGTCAAAATCGGGGTTTCTAAACTGGTTCCAGTCGGTGACTACAGCCAGAGCATCGGCACCATCAAGGACGTTATACTGATTGTGGACAATTTCCACCAGATCATTATCACGCAGAATTTCAGCTGCTTTTTCATGGGCAACAGGGTCGAATGCCTTAATTTTCATACCGGCTGAAGTAAGCTCTTCAATGATGGAAAGTGCGGATGATTCTCGCATATCATCGGTATTAGCTTTGAAGGCAAGCCCCCACAAAGCAAGGGTTTTGCCCTTAACTCCACCCTGCGGGGCAAAGTAGTCCAGAATTTTTCCGGAAAGCATTTTTTTCTGGCGGTTGTTCACGGAGTCAACAGCTTCGATGAGTTCCGGCTGTGCTCCCACTTCTTTAGCGGTGTTGATCAGGGCTTTTACATCCTTGGGGAAACATGATCCACCGTAACCCACGCCGGGGTAAATAAAGTAATAACCGATGCGGTGATCGGAACCGATACCGAGGCGAACCTCACGTACATTCGCGCCGACCTTTTCGCAGATTCCGGCCATTTCATTTATAAATGAAATTTTGGTTGCCAGCATGCAGTTTGCAGCATACTTGGTCATTTCCGCACTTCTGGTTCCCATAAAAATCAATTTTTCACGGCTGCGGGCATAAGGAGCGTAAAGGGTTTCAAATTGTTTGCGGGTTTCTTCGTTTTCAGTACCGACAACAACCCGGTCCGGCTTCATGAAGTCGCTTACAGCATCCCCTTCCTTGAGAAATTCAGGGTTGGATGCAACATCAAAAGCAATATCAAGACCGCGTTTATCAAGCTCTTCTTTAATGGTAGCACGGACCTTATCAGCAGTTCCCACAGGAACTGTGGACTTATCAACAATAATTTTAGGCTCGGTCATATTCTGTCCGACCTGACGTGCAACTGTTTCAACGTAGCTGAGATCGCAGCTTCCGTCAGCTCCGCAAGGCGTGCCTACGCAGATAAAGACCATTTTGGCTTTTTTAAGCCCTTCTTTGAGATCGGTAGTAAAGAAAAGTCTTTCATCTTCATAATTGCGCTTAACAAGCACATCAAGGCCGGGTTCGAAAATATGAACTTTACCCTGCTTCAGGGTCTCAACAACATCAGGATTAACATCCACGCACCATACGTGGTTACCCATTTCAGCAAAACACGCGGCGCTGACCAGACCAACATATCCGGTCCCTACAATACAAATGTTCATTTGTCGCTCTCTCGTAATTTATGGCGTTTTAAATTTTATTATTAGCTGGCATAATATATGTTGCCGTGCTGACGTTTAATTGATCCTAGAGCGGATAACGTCAATATGTTTTTCATGTCAACTCTAATCAGTTACAAAGATATGACGGTTGCCATCAAAGTCCATTAACTATATTGTGCTGTTAGCAAGCCGAAAAGGGCTTGCCAGACAAATAAATCAATTCATTGGAGGATATAATCATGCCCCTTTTATGCGTCAACGTTGACCACGTGGCTACTCTCAGACAGGCCCGCCTCGGAACCGAACCTGATCCAATTACGGCAGCTGCCATGTGTGAACTCGCCGGAGCCGCCGGAATCATTATGCATCTGCGTGAAGATCGCCGCCATGTGCAGGACCGTGATATAGACCTCATCAGCAGAACCATTCAGACTGATTTCCATTTCGAAATGGCTGCCACCGAAGAAATGCAGCGAATCGCTTTGGACATTGTTCCGGCCACTGTTTGCCTCGTGCCTGAAAAACGCGAAGAACTCACCACTGAAGGCGGCCTTAACTGCATCGGCGAAGAGAAACGTCTCACTGAATACCTTGCCCCGCTGCATGAAAAAGGAGTTGGTTCAAGTCTCTTTATTGATGCTGCACCGGATCAGATAAAAGCCGCAAAAAACATCGGTGCTGAATATATTGAAATTCACACCGGCCATTTCGCAGATGCCGTTACCCGTGCGGATCAAAAAGCAGAGCTGGCCCGCATTATCGACGGAATCAAGATGGCTCAGGATCTCGGTCTCAAAGTCAACCTCGGTCATGGGCTGAACTATGTAAACATCCTCGACTTTGCGGATGTTCCCGGAATTTGTGAATATTCCATAGGTCATTCCATCATGTCCCGCGCTATCTACGTTGGTATTGATCGCGCTGTTCGTGATATGGTTGAAATAATTAGAAAATTTGTTGATTAGTTTATGATCATCGGACTTGGAATAGATATAACAGAACTTGACCGTATAAAGCGTTCGCTGGACAAATACGGCGAACGCTTTGCGGAAAAGATCCTCACTCACAATGAAATAGATTTAATTCCATCAAAGAATCCCGTACCATACGTTGCTGCACGCTTCGCTGCAAAAGAAGCAGCGGTAAAAGCACTCGGTACAGGTTTTGCCGAAGGAATTACATTTCATACTATTGAAATAACCCGTATGGCATCCGGCGCACCAAAGCTCAATCTGCTTGGAAAAGCCTTGGAACACAGCAAGTCCATGGGGATCCAAAGCATGCACATTTCAATCACACATGGCCGCGACACCGCGGCAGCTGTGGTTGTTTTCGAAAACTAGGATTTCCCCGGCGGCAGGGGAAGACAAAAGGAGTTCATATGTTCACACCGCTTCCCACTCCGAAAGAAATGTCCAATTGGGACAAAATCACCATTAATGAAATCGGCATCAAGGGCGAAATTCTGATGGAGAATGCCGGGCGTGAAGCCGTTTTCACCCTGCTTAAGGGCTATGGCGATGTCTCCGGTGAAACTATTCTGATTATTGCCGGATCAGGCAACAACGGCGGAGATGGATTTGTCATGGGCCGAATGCTTGCTGATCTTGGTGCGGAGGTCCTGATTCTGCATACTGCGCCAAAAGGTGATTATAAAGGCGATGCCGGATACCATTTGAAAGTCGCAGCCCGTATGGGCGTAAATATGAAGTTTTTCCGGCCTACCGAAAACGTAGTGCTACCGGAAGCGGATATCATTATTGACGCTTTGCTGGGCACAGGATTTTCCGGTGAACTGAAACCTTTTGCCAAGGCGATTGTCGAAGCGGTTAATGAGACTGACAGTTTTGTTTTTTCGGTGGACATTCCTTCCGGCCTAAACGGTCTGACCGGATACCCCCAGCCTGTTGCCGTTCAGGCACACATGACAGTCACTTTTGAGGAAGCTAAAATCGGTCTTGCTTTGCCGCAGGCTGATGCTTACACAGGAACTTTAGTGGTCGCCCACATAGGTATTCCCAACGAAGTCAAATACAAACACCCTGCTACACATAAACTGATTTCTGAAAATGCTCTGGAGTACATACCAACCCCATCTCCTGCCATGCATAAAGGCAATTCAGGTCATGTGTTGCTGGTTGGCGCTTCCAGAGGATTGACCGGGGCCTTGCATCTAGCGGGGATTTCAGTCCTTCGTGCCGGTGCAGGGCTTGTGACTATGGCCTGCCCGGAAGGACTCGCCTCGGAAGTCAAAGGCGGCAAACCTGAATTGATGACTATGGCGCTTGGTTCCGGCGATCAATGGAATGATCAGATGATCGGAGAGCTGCTTGCCGAACTGGATAAATATGATGCTCTTGTCATCGGCCCGGGTCTTGGGCGCGACAAAGGAGCTCTTGATCTGGTGGAAGCTGTAGTCAGAAATGGTTATCCACCAGCGGTTTTTGATGCTGACGCTCTGTTTGCTTTCGCCGAACGACCGCATCTCTTGGAATTGATAGATGAAAACACAATCATGACTCCTCATCCCGGTGAGATGGCCCGTATGGTCCATAGCTCAATCCCCGAAGTTGAAGCGGATCGCATTGGAACAGCCCGTAAATTCGCAACAGCAACCAAAACCCTGCTGGTTTTAAAAGGGGCCGGGACTATTATAGGCTGCCCGAACGGAGAAATTGCTGTCTCCCCTATTTCAGCTCCCAACCTTGCTGCAGCCGGTTCAGGTGATATTCTGGCCGGGATGTGCGGAGCTTTGCTGGCAAGAGGAATTCATCCTATGCAAAGTGCATGTATCGGGGTATACTGGCATGGACTGGCAGGACAATATCTGTCTGAAAAATTTCCATATCGAGGAAACATAGCAACAGAAATAGCTGACATGCTCCCTCAAGTGCTCAAGGAGGAATTATGCTGAAAGCCAAGGACATTATGACATCCGGCGCCCTGACCCTCGAACCTGACAATGACGTTGCAACTGCAGCCAAGCTCATGCTTGAAAAACACCTTAATGGACTCCCCGTTGTGGACAAGGCCGGGAAACTTATCGGTGTTCTTTGTCAGAGCGATTTAGTGGCGCAGCAGAAGTCAATTTCCATGCCGTCTCTGTTCACCATTCTTGATGGTTTCATCTCTTTTTCTTCTAATGAAGAACTTGAGCGTGAAGTGAACAAAATTGCAGCCACCAAGGTTGAACACGCTATGACCCCTAATCCCGTAACTATTGGCCCTGATACCGAAATTGAAAAAATTGCCGACCTTATGGTTGAGAAAAAATTCTACACCCTGCCGGTAGTTGAAAACGGCAAGCTTGTCGGAGTTGTCGGCAAAGAAGATGTATTAAAGGTTTTAGCTAAGTAATGAACAGTAATAAATTGATCATCAATCTGCCGGATGTAGAGGCGACCTTAAAGTTCGGCTCTACTCTGGCTTCTTTTTTTATGGAAACAAAAAAGCTGGTTCCTATTTTTCTGAACGGCGATCTTGGAGCAGGAAAAACAACATTTGTCAGGGCATTGGTTGAATCTTTTCCCGGTGCGCAAAACGCAGAAGTAAGCAGTCCAAGTTTCAATATTCTTAATATTTACCCAACAAAACCTCAGGTTGCGCATTTTGATCTCTACAGACTTGAAGGTCAGACACCTGATGATGAATTTTTTGATTTATTAAGTGATAAAAAAACTTTGACAGTTGTAGAGTGGATTCAGTATCTGAATATTGAATTCTGGCCTGAAAGCGCATTGCTCTTCACTTGGACCCCTGCCGCATCCGGCAGAACAATAGAATTGACCCTGCATGGTTCAGCGACCTCCCTCTATGAAGAGCTTGCCTCATTTCTCAAGTCATTCCAATAAGATCCGTTGAACTCATGTGGTAAGGAGATAATGTTCAGATGAACATCGTAGTACAGAAATTCGGTGGAACCTCGGTCAGGAACCTCGAATGCATGAAGCAAGTACTGGAAAAAGTCATGGTGCCTTACGAAAAAGGCAACAAAGTTATCGTGGTCCTTTCTGCAATGGCCGGTGAAACAAACCGGTTAATTGATCTGGCATATGAATGGTCAGATGAACCGGACCTCGCAGAGATGGACTCCCTGGTATCCACCGGTGAACAGGTTTCCGTGGCACTGTTTTCCATGCTTCTTAAAGATCGTGGAATTAAAGCCCGTTCTCTATTGGGTTTCCAGGTTCCCATTAAAACAGATTCTCACTACTCACGTGCCCGTATCCTTGATATTGACCGCGAAAGAATCGAAGAAATGCTGCAAGAAAATGATATTCTGGTCATGGCCGGTTTTCAGGGCTGTGATGAAGGTAAACGAATTACCACCCTTGGCCGCGGCGGTTCTGATACATCCGCAGTGGCCATGGCAGCGGCTATCGAGGCTGATGTCTGTGAAATTTTTACTGATGTTCCGGGTGTCTTCACTACTGATCCCAATATCTGTTCTCAGGCCCGCAAGCTGGATCATGTCTCTTACGACGAAATGCTTGAAATGGCCAGTATGGGCGCGAAAGTACTACAGATTCGTTCAGTTGAATTTGCCAAGAAATATAATGTTAAAGTTCATGTCCGCTCCACTTTTAGCGATGAGATCGGGACATACGTCACTCAGGAGGATAAAAATATGGAATCAGTTCTTGTTTCCGGAATTGCATATGACAAAGATCAGGCCCGCGTAACCCTAGCCAAGGTTAAAGACGTTCCGGGTGTATCCGCTACCTTGTTCACTCCTCTTGCTGAAGCAGGTATTCTGGTCGATATGATTGTCCAGAACCCCAGTCGTGACGGCCGGACTGACATGACTTTTACCATTCCCAGAGGCGATTTGAAGAAAACCCTCGAAATCATTGATTCCATCAAAGATTCCATGGGCGCTCAGGATATCCTTTACGATCAGAATGTTTGTAAGGTTTCTGTTATCGGTGTTGGTATGCGTAACCACTCCGGTGTTGCTTCCAAAGCGTTTCAGGCTCTTAGGGATGAAAATATCAATATTCTGATGATCAGCACATCCGAAATTAAGATTACCTGCCTTATTGAAGAAAAATACACCGAATTGGCAATAAGAACGCTCCATAACACGTTCGGTCTCGATAAGTCGGGGGCCGACGAAAACTCGCTCTAAGCAATGAAACAAATAAAAATATACGACACCACACTGCGTGACGGGACCCAATCCGAAGAAATAAACTTAAGCGTACAAGATAAAGTGCGTATCACCCGCAAGCTGGACGACCTCGGCGTACATTACGTCGAGGGCGGCTGGCCCGGGTCCAATGCCACTGACAAGGAATTCTTTCAGGAAATCCAGAACTACGCTCTAAAAAACTGTAAAATATCCGCTTTCGGTTCAACTCACATGAACCGCCTTCTTCCTGAAAAGGATCCTAACCTGAACGCCCTGATCGATTCAGGCGCAAAAGCCATGTCTATTTTCGGTAAGACATGGGATTTCCACGCCACCAATGCACTTGGTGTTACCCTTGAACGAAATATAGAATTGATTAGTAACAGCATAGCTTACTTGCGCCCGCATGTTGAAGAGCTGTTCTTTGATGCCGAGCACTTCTTTGACGGCTTTAAATCCAATCCGGAATTTACCATCAACTGTCTTAAAGCTGCGCATAATGCCGGGGCAGATGTACTCATCCTCTGTGACACTAACGGCGGTTCCATGCCTGAAGAAGTCGCCGAGGCCTGCAAAGCTGTTAAAGAACAGATTCCCGGCTGCCAGATAGGTATCCATGCCCACAACGATTGTGAGCTGGCAGTGGCCAACTCACTCACGGCTGTAAATAATGGTGCGATCCAGATTCAGGGAACGATGAACGGATATGGAGAACGTTGCGGTAACGCCAACCTTTGCTCCATCATACCCAACCTTGAAATCAAGCTTGGATATGAGACCATCGGCGAAGCCAATTTGATTAAGCTGAAGGAAACTTCCACCTATGTAACTGAAATAGCAAACCTGCGCCCTTTCCTGCGACAACCATTTGTAGGTCAGGCAGCTTTCGCGCATAAAGGCGGAGTTCATGTAAGTGCGGTACTCAAAGAT
Above is a genomic segment from Maridesulfovibrio sp. containing:
- a CDS encoding holo-[acyl-carrier-protein] synthase, with product MIIGLGIDITELDRIKRSLDKYGERFAEKILTHNEIDLIPSKNPVPYVAARFAAKEAAVKALGTGFAEGITFHTIEITRMASGAPKLNLLGKALEHSKSMGIQSMHISITHGRDTAAAVVVFEN
- a CDS encoding NAD(P)H-hydrate dehydratase, with product MFTPLPTPKEMSNWDKITINEIGIKGEILMENAGREAVFTLLKGYGDVSGETILIIAGSGNNGGDGFVMGRMLADLGAEVLILHTAPKGDYKGDAGYHLKVAARMGVNMKFFRPTENVVLPEADIIIDALLGTGFSGELKPFAKAIVEAVNETDSFVFSVDIPSGLNGLTGYPQPVAVQAHMTVTFEEAKIGLALPQADAYTGTLVVAHIGIPNEVKYKHPATHKLISENALEYIPTPSPAMHKGNSGHVLLVGASRGLTGALHLAGISVLRAGAGLVTMACPEGLASEVKGGKPELMTMALGSGDQWNDQMIGELLAELDKYDALVIGPGLGRDKGALDLVEAVVRNGYPPAVFDADALFAFAERPHLLELIDENTIMTPHPGEMARMVHSSIPEVEADRIGTARKFATATKTLLVLKGAGTIIGCPNGEIAVSPISAPNLAAAGSGDILAGMCGALLARGIHPMQSACIGVYWHGLAGQYLSEKFPYRGNIATEIADMLPQVLKEELC
- a CDS encoding CBS domain-containing protein; this translates as MLKAKDIMTSGALTLEPDNDVATAAKLMLEKHLNGLPVVDKAGKLIGVLCQSDLVAQQKSISMPSLFTILDGFISFSSNEELEREVNKIAATKVEHAMTPNPVTIGPDTEIEKIADLMVEKKFYTLPVVENGKLVGVVGKEDVLKVLAK
- a CDS encoding pyridoxine 5'-phosphate synthase — protein: MPLLCVNVDHVATLRQARLGTEPDPITAAAMCELAGAAGIIMHLREDRRHVQDRDIDLISRTIQTDFHFEMAATEEMQRIALDIVPATVCLVPEKREELTTEGGLNCIGEEKRLTEYLAPLHEKGVGSSLFIDAAPDQIKAAKNIGAEYIEIHTGHFADAVTRADQKAELARIIDGIKMAQDLGLKVNLGHGLNYVNILDFADVPGICEYSIGHSIMSRAIYVGIDRAVRDMVEIIRKFVD
- a CDS encoding aspartate kinase, coding for MNIVVQKFGGTSVRNLECMKQVLEKVMVPYEKGNKVIVVLSAMAGETNRLIDLAYEWSDEPDLAEMDSLVSTGEQVSVALFSMLLKDRGIKARSLLGFQVPIKTDSHYSRARILDIDRERIEEMLQENDILVMAGFQGCDEGKRITTLGRGGSDTSAVAMAAAIEADVCEIFTDVPGVFTTDPNICSQARKLDHVSYDEMLEMASMGAKVLQIRSVEFAKKYNVKVHVRSTFSDEIGTYVTQEDKNMESVLVSGIAYDKDQARVTLAKVKDVPGVSATLFTPLAEAGILVDMIVQNPSRDGRTDMTFTIPRGDLKKTLEIIDSIKDSMGAQDILYDQNVCKVSVIGVGMRNHSGVASKAFQALRDENINILMISTSEIKITCLIEEKYTELAIRTLHNTFGLDKSGADENSL
- a CDS encoding UDP-glucose/GDP-mannose dehydrogenase family protein; this translates as MNICIVGTGYVGLVSAACFAEMGNHVWCVDVNPDVVETLKQGKVHIFEPGLDVLVKRNYEDERLFFTTDLKEGLKKAKMVFICVGTPCGADGSCDLSYVETVARQVGQNMTEPKIIVDKSTVPVGTADKVRATIKEELDKRGLDIAFDVASNPEFLKEGDAVSDFMKPDRVVVGTENEETRKQFETLYAPYARSREKLIFMGTRSAEMTKYAANCMLATKISFINEMAGICEKVGANVREVRLGIGSDHRIGYYFIYPGVGYGGSCFPKDVKALINTAKEVGAQPELIEAVDSVNNRQKKMLSGKILDYFAPQGGVKGKTLALWGLAFKANTDDMRESSALSIIEELTSAGMKIKAFDPVAHEKAAEILRDNDLVEIVHNQYNVLDGADALAVVTDWNQFRNPDFDRVKEALQAPLIFDGRNLYDPAFLGSNGFAYFSVGRRPELGDK
- the cimA gene encoding citramalate synthase encodes the protein MKQIKIYDTTLRDGTQSEEINLSVQDKVRITRKLDDLGVHYVEGGWPGSNATDKEFFQEIQNYALKNCKISAFGSTHMNRLLPEKDPNLNALIDSGAKAMSIFGKTWDFHATNALGVTLERNIELISNSIAYLRPHVEELFFDAEHFFDGFKSNPEFTINCLKAAHNAGADVLILCDTNGGSMPEEVAEACKAVKEQIPGCQIGIHAHNDCELAVANSLTAVNNGAIQIQGTMNGYGERCGNANLCSIIPNLEIKLGYETIGEANLIKLKETSTYVTEIANLRPFLRQPFVGQAAFAHKGGVHVSAVLKDSTSYEHIDPLLVGNDRRVLLSDLSGKSNVLYKAQKYGYDLDKNDPAVQTILADIKERESIGFEYSAAEASFELLFFKAMGWSKRYFEFINFFVVDAKRKNDSEPFSEATVIVKVHGQENHTAASGEGPVNALDKALRKALEPFYPSLKHVRLQDFKVRVLSGAVRQAAGTSSNVRLLIESTDGKDQWTTMGVSHNIIEASWQALVDSINYKLFKDDPQKWPSR
- the tsaE gene encoding tRNA (adenosine(37)-N6)-threonylcarbamoyltransferase complex ATPase subunit type 1 TsaE, producing MNSNKLIINLPDVEATLKFGSTLASFFMETKKLVPIFLNGDLGAGKTTFVRALVESFPGAQNAEVSSPSFNILNIYPTKPQVAHFDLYRLEGQTPDDEFFDLLSDKKTLTVVEWIQYLNIEFWPESALLFTWTPAASGRTIELTLHGSATSLYEELASFLKSFQ